The sequence GGTCGAAGCTGCGCGAAACATTGCAGAAGATGGCGGCGACGCCGTTGTCGGGCGCCTTCTGGGGCGCATTCGTCACGCTGATCGTGCAGTCGTCGAGTGCCACGACGATGACGACCATCGGACTGGTGAGCGCGGGGTTGCTCACCTTCGCCCAGGGTCTCGGACTGGTGTTCGGTGCGAACGTCGGCACGACCGGGACAGGTTGGCTCATCGCACTCATCGGTGTGCGCGTTTCGCTCACGAGTGCCGCGCTGCCCCTGATCTTCGTCGGCGCATTGCTCAAGTTGTTGGGCCGAGGTCGACTGTCCGCCGCGGGCGCGGCGCTAGCCGGGTTTGCGCTCGTGCTGTTCGGGCTGACGACGCTGCAGCAGGGCATGGGCGGACTCGCCGAGCAACTGCATCCGGCCGACCTCCCCGCGGTGTCCGGCGTCGGCGCGTGGTCGGGCTTGTGGGGCGTGCTCGCCCTGGTCGGGCTCGGCTTGGCGATGACGGCGGTGATGCAATCGTCCACCGCCGCCATTGCCGTCACCTTGTCTGCGCACTTCGCGGGCGCCGTCGGATTGGACCAGGCGTGCGCGCTCATCATCGGGCAGAACATCGGCACCGCGACGAGTTCCGCGTTGGCGGCGATCGGCGCCAGCGCCACGGCGAAGCGATTGGCCTTGGCCTACGTGCTGTTCAAGCTTGTGGCCGCCGCAATCGCGCTGGCGCTCTTTCCCGTGACCACGCCCCTGCTCGTCCGCGCCTCCGGATCAATCGACGGCGTCACCCTGCTCGCGGCGTATCACACCGCTTACAACGTCGTCGGCGTTGCGGTCCTGCTGCCGCTGATCGACAGGTTCACGCGATTCGTCGAACGCCTCCTGCCGGAACGTCGGTCGCCGCTGACGCGCTGCCTCGACCCCGCCGCGCTGACGACCTCGTTCGCGGCCGAAGAAGCGGTTCGGCGCACGGTGGCACGCGCGCTCGCAGCCATCTGCGGATCGCTCGGCAAGGATGCTGTGCTGGCGGCGCAGGCGGGCGACGCGTTGCGCCAGGCGTGGCGGTTCATGTCGGAAGCCAGCGGCCCGCCGGAGTCCGAAGCGGAGCAGGCGCAACTCACGCGTACGCTGCATGCGTTGGATGAGGCGACGCGTCTGGTCGAGGTCGCGGGCGAGCAAGGCGAATTCCGGGCGGCGTCCAGTGAACCCGACGACGTGCGCGCGGCGGAGTTGTGCGCGGAGGCGATGCGAAACGCGGTCCTGATTGCCGATGACGTGGTCGCGCTTCCAGGTGCGGGCCATCGCGGCGCGACGGAGTCCGCGCTCGCCGATCTCGAGCGTTGCGCCACGTTGCTACGCGACCATCAGCAGGCCCACCGCGGGGCCATCCTCGCTTCGGTCGCGCGTGGCGCGGTGGGTGCAGACGAGGCGGCGGCGCGGGTCGAAACCGCACGACGCCTTTCGGACATCACGCGACACGCGTGGCTTTGTGCGGCCAATCTCGTCGAGATCAGGACTTCTCGGTCAGACCCCGAAAGCCGTAGCCGACGCTCATAAGACGACCGATCAGGCGGACGAACTTTGCATCTCCGCTTTTGCCATCCGCAGCACAACGACGCATGCCAGGAAGATCAGGCAGAGCGCAATCAGCGCGGTGTACGGAGAGATCGTGGTGTACGCGGGCCAAGGATTCGGTCCATCCAGCCCCTCCGGGTCTCCGATGACGTGGACCACACCTATGAGGAGCAGCAGGAACAAGCCGATCTGCGCGAACGAAAAACCGATAGGTTTCCCGGCAATTACGAGCGCTGTGGAGACTCCAGTGATTGCGACCAGAACGGCAGGAACTTGCCAGTGCGGTACCGCGTCAACCAAGAGCCAGACGGAGCAGATCGTTGCTGCAACGAGAATGCCGAACGATGCTCGCAATGTAGTCGTCATGCTGCGATCCGGTGTAGAGGAACTCACCCGACTATATCCGGACGGCCATCAACCCAGCACGCCGCATGAGTGTCCGCTTTCGGCCAAAAGCGGACACTGACTCAACTGGCCTTGGCAACGCGTCGTCGTGAAGCCCAAAACCAAATGGTCAAGCTCGCGGCATAAAAAACAAAGCTGACCACCCAAATGAAACTGGGCAGTTCGCCCCCCGAAAAGCTCCACGCAAGTCGGAAGTAGCTCACCAGGTATTCAAGCGACAGACCGTCGCCGCGCAACAACATCACCGCGCAATGCGCCGCGATCCAGCAGGCGACGTATGCGGCAGCGGCGAAAGCAATCCGTTTGAGCATTACGAAGGTGTCCTGTATCTGCCAATG comes from Lysobacter sp. KIS68-7 and encodes:
- a CDS encoding Na/Pi symporter; translation: MLGGVGLFLLGMSVMTGGLKSLAGSKLRETLQKMAATPLSGAFWGAFVTLIVQSSSATTMTTIGLVSAGLLTFAQGLGLVFGANVGTTGTGWLIALIGVRVSLTSAALPLIFVGALLKLLGRGRLSAAGAALAGFALVLFGLTTLQQGMGGLAEQLHPADLPAVSGVGAWSGLWGVLALVGLGLAMTAVMQSSTAAIAVTLSAHFAGAVGLDQACALIIGQNIGTATSSALAAIGASATAKRLALAYVLFKLVAAAIALALFPVTTPLLVRASGSIDGVTLLAAYHTAYNVVGVAVLLPLIDRFTRFVERLLPERRSPLTRCLDPAALTTSFAAEEAVRRTVARALAAICGSLGKDAVLAAQAGDALRQAWRFMSEASGPPESEAEQAQLTRTLHALDEATRLVEVAGEQGEFRAASSEPDDVRAAELCAEAMRNAVLIADDVVALPGAGHRGATESALADLERCATLLRDHQQAHRGAILASVARGAVGADEAAARVETARRLSDITRHAWLCAANLVEIRTSRSDPESRSRRS